Proteins encoded by one window of Vampirovibrionales bacterium:
- the rpoD gene encoding RNA polymerase sigma factor RpoD, which translates to MIEQQERGSGGRNSIDEILSSDGESDNIGSLFGGGGGEGGVALLERTSRMTGAMTAGSTFAAPVLREDAEVEEPEFAEASAGAIDDPVRMYLREIGRIHLLSAEEEIELARKIVSGGPEGADAKRKLVQANLRLVVSIAKKYVGRGMLFLDLIQEGNLGLIRAAEKFDHERGYKFSTYATWWIRQAITRAIADQARTIRIPVHMVETINKLKKVTRKLAQDLSRKPSEEELAQAMGISVPKLRDIIKVAQEPLSLETPIGKEEDSRLGDFIEDREAEAPANTVAQELLREDLTEVLSSLSPRERDVLRLRFGLDDGRQRTLEEVGQLFGVTRERIRQIEAKALRKLRHPNRSRRLKEYIE; encoded by the coding sequence ATGATTGAGCAGCAGGAACGCGGCTCCGGCGGTCGCAACAGCATCGATGAGATTCTCTCCAGCGATGGGGAGTCCGACAACATCGGCTCGCTGTTCGGCGGTGGCGGCGGCGAAGGCGGGGTCGCCCTGCTGGAGCGCACCTCGCGCATGACCGGGGCCATGACCGCCGGTTCGACGTTTGCCGCGCCCGTGTTGCGCGAAGACGCCGAAGTCGAAGAGCCCGAGTTCGCAGAAGCCTCGGCCGGGGCGATTGATGATCCGGTGCGGATGTACCTGCGCGAAATTGGTCGCATTCATCTGCTCTCCGCCGAAGAAGAAATCGAACTGGCCCGCAAGATTGTCAGCGGTGGCCCGGAAGGCGCCGACGCCAAACGCAAGCTGGTGCAAGCCAACCTGCGTCTGGTGGTCAGTATCGCCAAGAAATACGTCGGGCGCGGCATGCTCTTTCTGGATCTGATTCAGGAAGGCAATCTGGGCTTGATTCGCGCGGCCGAGAAGTTTGATCACGAGCGTGGGTATAAATTCTCAACCTATGCGACGTGGTGGATCCGTCAGGCGATTACCCGCGCGATTGCGGATCAGGCGCGCACCATTCGGATTCCGGTGCATATGGTGGAAACCATCAACAAGCTGAAAAAGGTCACCCGCAAGCTGGCGCAGGACCTCAGCCGTAAGCCCAGCGAAGAGGAACTGGCTCAGGCCATGGGCATCAGCGTGCCCAAGCTGCGCGATATTATTAAGGTCGCCCAAGAGCCCCTGTCGCTGGAAACGCCCATTGGTAAAGAAGAAGACTCCCGTCTGGGCGACTTCATCGAAGATCGCGAAGCCGAGGCGCCCGCCAACACCGTGGCCCAAGAGCTCTTGCGCGAAGACCTGACCGAGGTGCTCAGCTCGCTGTCGCCCCGCGAGCGTGACGTGCTGCGGTTGCGCTTTGGTCTGGATGATGGTCGTCAACGCACGCTGGAAGAGGTCGGCCAGTTGTTCGGCGTGACCCGCGAACGCATTCGCCAGATCGAGGCCAAGGCCTTGCGGAAATTGCGGCACCCTAACCGCAGCCGTCGGCTGAAAGAGTATATCGAGTAG
- a CDS encoding LysM peptidoglycan-binding domain-containing protein — protein MPINSEHEETSAPSATSAQPREKAPGVYVRANEYQPQELDMLWSGSRHFVKEDRSPIVFTVVGVLVGAIITSALFFLFTSKPRISAGGGALTQPVISETGVAPKVYEPITVSVNGGQRASSADNGDSPAATRVLRQDALAPSGGNSAESSSNASSEVSASSSDASSAQGEPSRASSYEVQSGDTLERIARRFYGSGAPDMVAKIQRANAMSSPDKLQIGQQLAIPPKTY, from the coding sequence ATGCCTATTAATTCTGAACACGAAGAAACGTCGGCGCCCAGCGCCACTTCGGCCCAGCCACGAGAAAAAGCGCCCGGCGTGTACGTTCGCGCTAATGAATATCAACCCCAGGAGCTGGATATGCTGTGGTCCGGTTCCCGTCATTTCGTCAAAGAAGATCGCTCGCCCATTGTTTTCACGGTGGTGGGCGTTCTCGTCGGGGCAATTATCACCAGCGCGCTGTTCTTCCTGTTTACCAGCAAGCCCCGCATCAGCGCTGGCGGCGGCGCGCTCACCCAGCCCGTGATTAGCGAAACAGGCGTCGCGCCGAAAGTCTACGAGCCGATTACGGTCAGCGTCAACGGCGGCCAGCGCGCTTCTTCGGCCGACAATGGCGATTCTCCCGCCGCCACGCGCGTGCTGCGTCAAGATGCGCTCGCCCCTTCTGGCGGCAACAGCGCGGAGTCGTCCTCTAATGCCTCGTCAGAGGTTTCGGCGTCGTCCTCCGACGCGTCCAGCGCTCAAGGCGAGCCCTCACGCGCGTCTTCTTATGAAGTACAATCGGGCGACACGTTAGAGCGCATTGCGCGCCGTTTTTACGGGTCCGGCGCGCCGGATATGGTCGCAAAAATCCAGCGGGCCAACGCCATGTCGAGCCCCGACAAGCTGCAAATCGGCCAGCAATTGGCAATTCCTCCCAAAACCTATTAA
- a CDS encoding type II secretion system protein, whose protein sequence is MKGPGSLGKTLTLGFSVLALIAIAAGVTISGGPAYQRKIRLDELRLRRMQVLETGIQTFYENKRRLPLPAELPALREEADYSDAFRAENWQDPSDKGPKRTIGYRVTGVNTYQLCASFETESLQNTDPDAKGGFYRGAYRPLPNWTHPAGAYCLKLEATAPDR, encoded by the coding sequence GTGAAGGGACCGGGCTCCTTGGGAAAAACCCTGACGCTGGGCTTTTCCGTCCTCGCCCTGATTGCTATCGCCGCCGGCGTGACGATCAGCGGCGGGCCGGCGTATCAGCGGAAAATCCGACTGGATGAGTTGCGCTTGCGGCGGATGCAAGTCCTTGAGACCGGCATACAGACGTTCTACGAAAACAAGCGCCGCTTGCCGTTGCCTGCCGAATTGCCCGCCCTGCGCGAAGAAGCTGACTACAGCGACGCTTTTCGTGCGGAAAACTGGCAAGACCCGTCCGATAAAGGGCCTAAAAGGACGATTGGCTATCGGGTAACCGGCGTCAATACGTATCAGCTATGCGCCTCGTTTGAGACGGAAAGCCTTCAGAACACGGATCCAGACGCAAAAGGCGGCTTTTATAGAGGCGCGTACCGCCCGCTGCCGAATTGGACGCATCCGGCAGGCGCCTATTGCCTGAAACTCGAAGCGACGGCGCCGGATCGATAG